Proteins encoded together in one Labrus bergylta chromosome 20, fLabBer1.1, whole genome shotgun sequence window:
- the anxa13 gene encoding annexin A13 has product MGNCQPTIVPYEDFDVIADIKAIRKACKGFGTDEQAIIDILANRCSFQRQEIKQAYFDKYDDELVDVLKSELSGNFENAILAMLDPPVIYAVKELRKAMKGAGTDEDVLVELLCTATNADIAMFKECYFQVHERDLEADIEGDTSGDVRNLLMALMEGNRDESYDVDEDLAEQDATGMFEAGEGCFGTDESTFSYILASRNYLQLQATFKIYEQLSGTEILDAIENETSGTLKKCYIALVRVAKNPQLYFARRLNKAMKGAGTDDDTLIRIIVCRSEFDLETIKEMYLEKYDVSLKDALKDECSGDYKRLLLAICH; this is encoded by the exons ATGGGCAACTGTCAA CCCACTATCGTGCCCTATGAGGACTTTGATGTCATCGCTGACATTAAGGCGATCCGCAAAGCCTGCAAAGGGTTCG gAACCGATGAGCAGGCCATCATCGACATCCTGGCCAACCGCTGTTCATTCCAGCGCCAGGAAATCAAACAGGCTTACTTTGACAAGTATGATGAT GAGCTGGTGGACGTGTTGAAGAGCGAGTTGTCGGGTAACTTCGAGAATGCCATCCTCGCCATGCTGGACCCGCCCGTCATCTACGCTGTGAAGGAGCTGAGGAAGGCCATGAAGGGAGCGGGCACGGATGAAGACGTCCTGGTGGAGCTCCTCTGCACCGCTACCAATGCT gaCATCGCCATGTTCaaggaatgctactttcaag TGCATGAACGGGATCTTGAAGCAGATATCGAGGGAGACACGAGCGGGGACGTCAGAAACCTGCTCATGGCTCTTATGGAG GGCAACAGAGACGAGAGTTACGATGTGGACGAAGATCTGGCTGAACAAGATGCTACCGGCATGTTTGAG gcaGGCGAGGGTTGCTTTGGGACAGATGAGTCCACGTTCAGCTACATCCTGGCCTCCAGAAACTACCTGCAGCTCCAGGCCACATTCAAGATATATGAGCAG CTCTCTGGAACTGAAATCCTGGACGCCATCGAGAACGAGACATCTGGGACACTGAAAAAATGCTACATTGCTCTTG tgaGAGTCGCTAAGAACCCTCAGCTCTACTTTGCCCGGCGTCTGAACAAAGCGATGAAAGGAGCGGGCACCGACGACGACACCCTCATCCGCATCATCGTGTGTCGCTCTGAG TTCGATTTGGAGACCATCAAAGAAATGTACCTGGAGAAGTACGACGTGTCTCTGAAGGACGCCCTGAAGGACGAGTGCAGCGGGGACTATAAACGTCTCCTCCTGGCGATCTGCCACTGA